The sequence AGTAACACGAACTTTATCGGGAATATCCCGGGAACAGGTCAAAACATATGGGCACAAGATTTTCCGAATTACAACATTTACATTTTCACATATCCGTTAGTTAACTCTCGATCCCTTTCAACGACGGAAAAGATAATGAATTATTTTATGAAAACCGGCAGCACGAGTTACGTAAAATACACCACCCAGACTTTGGCGGATCTCTTGAATACCGTAAAAGGGGACAATTACATAATAGCCCAAGGAATAGGTGGATTGATCGCAAGGCAAGCCATACAAAATCAAAATGTGCAGGCAAAAAAGGTCATACTGTTCGACACGCCAAACAACGGCACCACCTTCGCTTCTTCATACATGTTGAGTAACTTATACAACGCTGGAGTCGTTTTTACAAGTAGAGAATTCTCTCTGCCACAAAAAACTGTGAATTACATCATGAACATGTCGGTTTCCTATCTAAGATTGTTGAACTTTTTTGCTCAAGATGTGGAGCCAAACTCTCCTCTCATAAGGGAATTGAATTCCAAGAAAGTCCCTTCGGATGTGACTTTTATTTCCATAGCAGGCACTAAACCAAACGTAATGCTGCAAACATCAAAGGAAATGGAAGAAGTTTTCCCACAGTTGGTACCCAAAAAAGGCGATGGAGTTGTTTCACTTAAAAGTGCTTTGAGTTTTGGAAATAAAAAGTACGAATTTCCGTACTCTTTTTCAGATATTTTTGCTCACACAGATGTGCAGAACTTGGTGAAATCCCTGTTGAATTCCGACAATTCCGTATCAAAAGAGAAATTCTCAAACGATAAATTCAAAGAAACAAAAACGTCTACTTCCTCCACAAAAACAGTACAAATTGTTAAACCGCGAACTACCATTTATCTATCAAAAGGCGATTACTTTTTAAGAAAACCATCCAAAGGGGAATTCCTTGTCAAAAATTACTACACTTCTGTGCCGAAGGTCTCAAAAATAATGGGCACGGAAAATGGCGTTTACATGGTTTCTTCAGATAAAATTTATTTCATGTCTATAGGAGGATATCAGCCAATATATAAAGGCAAAGTATCTTTTACCAACGTCTACAAAGGAAAAATGTACCTGGTTACATCTGCCGGACAGGTGCTGCAGTTCAACGGAAAATCATCAACTTTAAAAACCACTTTACCATCTGAAGACTATCAAAGCATCTTTGTAACGGATAAAGACATATATGCCCTGATAAATACGGCAACAGCTACAGTGTTCAAAGATTTAACCTCTCATTCAAACCTTCTAACCATTCCTGGAAAAAACGCTACACTTCGCTATTTTCCTTCATCAAACGAATTTGTTATCGTTACAGACAAATACGTATCGCTTTACAACAACACCGCCCACGTTGGAACGTTTTTTGAAAAGATAAGTTCCATCATGAAAAAAATAGGGTTCAAATCAAATCAATCTTTAAAGATTGATTCAGTTTACGTGAAAGGGGATTTGCTGTACCTTCTTTCATCTAATTACGTATTGATAGCGGTAGATATGCAAAGTCACAAAGCTCAAATAATAGGTGACCAGGATGTTGGAAATTTGAAGCTCATTTCATTCGGCGATGTTTTAATAGTTGTGGGAGAAAGAACGCTGAATTTCTACGACATGAAAAACAGGGTAAGAATCCCAATATACCAGCTTAATAGCGGCATGATAGACGCGACAATATGGAATAACACCATTCTTCTCCTCTGTGACAAGGAGGGAAAATATGAAATTGAAGGATACGTACAAAAATAGAATTTTTTGGCTGATCGTATTTTTTGCTCTCTTATCATTTGTTTCATTCATGAGTTTTGCAAAAAGTAGCGATTATTACTACACTCAGGGAGTGATAGCTTTCAACGCAGGGGATTATTCCCAAGCGGAAAAACTTTTAAAAACGGCACTGATGTTAGATCCTGGTTTGGAAAACAATTCAGATATAAAGTACATGATAGGACTAAGTGCGTGGTACGCGGGTGATATGGTGACGGCGAGGGCTTACCTTCCGGCTAACCATATTTCTTTGCTTGCAAGTTCAACGAAGAATTCAAAACGTAATCTTATTGAAGATATAGCAAAATGGGAAAGTTTGAGTTCGTCCCTTATAGATCTTGAAGGTCAACCAAAAAAGAAAACATCGAAAGCACTTGAATGGACGATATTTTTCTCTCTTTTCTCAATCATCATGGGAGGATTTTTCGCTTACAAATATTTCAAACACAAGAAGCCTCATACTGTTCCACAAAGTAAAAATGATGATGAAGAAGAATTTGAAGACTTCCCAAACAATTTTCCAGAAAGTACCCCTTCAGGTTCTTTTGAAGAAGATTTCGAGATGCCATCTGATGCTCCACAGGAAGATGAGATAAGGATGAAACTTCAAAATCTCCTCAACGATTCTTCCTCGCAATTGTCAGTTACCCAGATAATGGAAGACCCTGAGAAGTTGATAGAGCAAATAGGAAATGACGTTAGCGAAGAAGAGATAGAAAAATTAGAAGACGCCATTCACGAGCTCTTGTCAAAAAAGGTTGAAAAATCAGCCACGTAACGTTCTTGAATGTCAAACATCTTTTCGGCATCCTTTTCATCTCTTTCATGATCGTATCCCAGCAAGTGCAGAATTCCATGAATACAAACTCTTATCATTTCTTCTTCAAAGGGCACCTTGAAATATTTGGCATTCTCTTTTACATATTCAGGACAGATGTATATCTCGCCTAAAAAGGGAGGGTCACCTTCGAAAGAAAGCACATCGGTGGGCCCTTCTTTTTTACGATAACGATTGTATTCGGAAATCTCTTCCAATCCGACGAATACCACATTCAAAGTACCTTCCCTTTTCTCTCTTTTCAGAACGTAATCACATAACTTTTGAAACATCTCAACATTCAAAGGAATTTGCTGAGCGTTAAACACTTCACATTTTCGCAACTTTGATCACCTTTTCGACTTCTTTAGCGCCTTTAGGATATTCTATCCTACTCTTGTACATGGCAGAGAGCACTTTTGAAAATTCTTCCACTATTTGGTCTATGTCTTTCAACGTTAATCCCGAATCGTCTAACTGTCGCTCGTTGTATATCCTGTTCACGATTTCTTCTATCATGTTTCTTATTTTGGAAGGTGTGGGAGACTTTATGGAGCGCACAGCAGCTTCACACGAATCGGCCAACATAACGATCCCCGACTCTTTGGTTCTTGGTTTTGGACCGGGATATCTAAAATCATCTGGGCTGACGTTGAGGTTCTCCGACAAAGCTTTCTGATAAAAGAAAGACACCATCCTCGTCCCATGATGTTCCCTTATCATGTCTTCAACAAGAAGAGGCAATCTGTATTTTTTTGACAATTCCTCACCGTACTTTACATGAGAAACCACCACAAAGTAATTCATCATGGGAGAAATGGAGTCGTGTGGGTTAGTTCCGTGTTGATTTTCTGTAAAAAATTCCGGTCTTTTCATCTTTCCTATGTCATGAAAATAAGGCCCTATCCTTCCCAACACGTAGTTGGCCTTTATCCTTTGTGCAGCGCTTTCACACATGTTTGACAACACGACACTGTGAAAATAAGTGCCAGGCGCTTTTATTGACAATTCCCTTACCAACGGATGACTTAAATTTCCAAGTTCTATTAAACCTATATTTGAGTAGATTCTAGACAGATATTCAACGTACGGCAATATGCCTATCGCCAAGAACATGGAAAAGAACGGATTTAATCCAGCCAGAAGCAGGTCCTTCCAGTGTAAAGTGTAAGGAGAGAACCCCATTTCCAAACTTACAATCATAGCTATGGTTATCAACGTGTTCCAAAGGGCAGCCTTGGAAAAATCGAACCTTTTAACAAATGTCTTCGTTAAAAATAAGCCACCGATAGATCCAATTATGTAAACGGCAAAGGTATCAAAACTGCCATTTCCCACAACTGTTGCAACGGTTGAAAGCGTGACGGCAGCTGCCATAGCGCTTTCGTTGCCCATCATGGAAGCTATCAAAAGGACGCCGAAAAACACCGGAAAGCCGTAAATGCCAAACAACATGTATCCTAACGGAAAGATTGCCACCGTTAAAAACAACGTGGCGGTATACGTCCAAAAATATTCCCTATGGATCTTGAAAAGCTTCACTTGGTTGTTTATCCATGAAAAACTCACAGAATTTGCCGCTAAAATGAGAATGTAGGAACTGATCCAGGAAATGTCGGGAACAAATGAAAACTTCCCTTCTATCATGAGCAAGAAGGGTACCACCAAATGATAAAGGTACAGCTTGTTTTTGTTAAACACGATCTTTTTCAGACTCAAAGTCTTCATAGGCTTTTATTATCTTCTTCACCAAGGGATTTCTTACAACGTCTTCTTTGTTCAAATAGACGAACTCTACCCCTTTTATCCCTTTCAATATTTTCGTTGATTCAACCAAACCAGAATCTTCCCTGTTTTCAAGATCTATTTGTGTTATGTCTCCTGTGATAACGGCTTTAGAACCAAATCCCATTCGTGTGAGAAACATTTTCAATTGGCCCCTTGTGGTATTCTGAGCTTCATCCAAAATTATGAATGCACTGTTTAAAGTTCTTCCTCTCATATACGCCAACGGAGCCACTTCTATTATGCTCTTTGAACGATAGTAGTTAAAGCGTTCCGGACTCATCATGTCGAAAAGCGAATCGTACAGCGGCCTCAAATAAGGATCGACTTTTTCCAACATGTCACCTGGCAAAAATCCCAATTTTTCTCCAGCTTCTACCGCAGGTCTAACCAGCACGATTCTTTGAACTTCTCCTCTTCTCAACGCTTCCACGGCCATTGCCACCGCCAGATACGTTTTTCCGGTTCCGGCAGGGCCTATTGCAAAAACCAAATCGTTCTTTTGCATGGCTTCTATGTAGCGCTTTTGCCCTGCAGTTTTTGGGAAAACCCCAACTCCCTCTATCTTTATGTTATGAGTTACCCTTTCCTTCACATCAAAAAGATCTCTCACATCAACTGTTCCCTCTTTTAAAACCCTTTCGGTCATCATGTTCAGAACTCCGTTAACACGTTTTACCAGATCTTCTTCTCCCTTTAACCACACCTCGTTATCCGACAGTTTTATGTTAACATTAAAATACTTCCTGATTGCTTTTAGATTAGCATCGTACTCACCTACAAAGGCCACCAAATCAACGGAAGCCGGTATTTTAAAGCGTGAAATGGTTTCCAGCACAAATCACCTCCATCAAATTTTCTTCATAGTAAGTATAATACTTTATTGAACGCTTGACAAGGGGGCACCCTATGTTATACAATACGAATCGAGCGCCAGCGTAGCTCAGTTGGTAGAGCAACTGATTTGTAATCAGTCGGTCGGGGGTTCGAGTCCCTTCGCTGGCTCCAAGGATGGAGAGGTGCCCGAGTGGCCAATGGGGGCGGACTGTAAATCCGCTGGCGGATTGCCTTCGGTGGTTCAAATCCACCCCTCTCCACCAGATTTTTTTAATTATTCAAGAGGTGGAAAAATGGCAAAGAATACGAAGAACTTCGTTACCCTCGTATGCACAGAATGCAAATCGAGGAATTACGTTATCCGCAAGGGAAGGCAATCTAGAGAAAAGCTTCAGGTAAACAAGTATTGCCCCAAGTGTAAAAAGCACACCCTTCATAAAGAATCCAAATAAATGAACGTAGGCCCGTAGCTCAATTGGCAGAGCACCGGTCTCCAAAACCGGGTGTTGCAGGTTCAAGTCCTGCCGGGCCTGCCATGTTAAGGGGTGAAGAAAATGGCTGATTTGAAGAAGTTTTTCAGTGAAGTGAAAAGTGAAGCTAAGAAAACCACATGGCCTAATAAAGCCAAGCTTTTGTCTGCAACAGGGATCGTTTTACTTATCCTCGGCGTTACGGGTCTTTATTTCTGGCTTTTGGACATGGGATTTTCGACTTTCACAAGATGGCTCTTAGCGGTTTTAGGTGTGAAATAAAAATATGAAGAAATCGTGGTACATAGTTCAGACTTACTCCGGTTTGGAACAAACCGTAAAAGAAGCTATAGAACAAAAGCGAGACCTTTTTAAACTGAATGATTTTATCGGAAGGGTTATCGTTCCAGAGGAAAAAGTGGTTGGAGTAAAAGGGAAAAAAATAGAAAAATATCGTGTTCCTTCCACCGCTAAGCTCCACGTAAGCTCTGGTGATGCCGTATCTAAGGGGCAGGCAATAGCCGAATTGCCCGAGGTTCATGTTAAACACGATGGTAAAGTCATAGAGTTACGAAATATGAGAAAACTTGTGATCGAATCTGTTGATCGCAAAAACAGTCGTACTTATTACATACCTTCTTCAACGGGAATAGAAACCGGCATAAGGTTGGGCTCTCGTTTGAGAGAAGGGATGCCTATATCCAAAGATAAAACCATTCTTTGCGAAATAGACGGAAAAGTTGTGCAAAACGAGCGTATCAAAAAGATAGTGATAGAAAATGTAGATGGCCAAGAAGATACGTACTTTGTGCCTTTTGAAACGTTCGACAAATCCATAAGGGTAAATCAAAAAGTAAAAGCGGGCACGTTATTGGCCGATAAGAAAATATTCACGGCCAACACAGATGGAATAGTTGAAATTGATACTTATGGAGCGTACAGAGAGATAAAAATTTCAAAGGTTACCACCAGAAGGTTATTCCCTGGTTATGTTTTTGTAGAGATGTACATGACCGAAGAAATGTGGGAAGTTGTCAGGAGCACCGAACACGTGATAAACTTCGTTTCAAATGCTGGACAACCAATCCCGGTTAAGAAAAGGGAAATCAATGCGATTTTGGGGCTCTCCACCTCGCAGAAACCTGAAAAAATCGAAGAGGTAAAGATAGAAATAGACATTCCAGTAGGAGAGCACGTCAAAATCAAGAAAGGCCCGTTTGAAGGCTTCACAGGCGTTGTGCAAGAGGTGAAGCCGGAAAAAAAGGAATTGGTGGTTACCGTCACGATTTTCGGCAGAGAAACACCTGTTGTTTTGCACGTTTCAGAAATTGAAAAGATTGAAGAATAAGAAACACCTTTAATATATTTTTATTTTCAGTGGGAGAGGATGCAATCCTCGCTATCCACCACAAGGAGGTTTGAAAGATGGCAAAAGAATTGATAAGACAGGTAAAGCTTCAAATTCCTGCGGGAAAAGCCACACCTGCCGCTCCGGTTGGACCATCCCTTGGTCAGCATGGAGTTAACATCATGGCTTTTTGTAAACAATTCAACGCTGCTACCGCAAAGGATGCCGGAATGATAATCCCAGTCATTATAAACATCTACAAGGATCGTTCTTTTACGTTTGTGACGAAAACTCCTCCGGCAGCAGTCCTTTTGTTAAAAGCAGCGGGAGTGAAGAAAGGTTCGGGAGAACCAAACAAAGTTAAGGTTGGAAAGATCACGAGAGCTCAGCTTGAAGAAATCGCAAAAATAAAGATGAAGGATCTCAACGCCCGTGACATAAAAGCGGCTTCCAAGATAATTGCCGGAACTGCCAAAAACATGGGTATAGAGATCGTGGGATGAGGTGAAAGAAATGGCAAAGCATTCCAAAAGATATTCCGAACTTTTGAAGAGCTACGACAAGAACAATGTTTATTCCCTTGAGGAAGCTGTAAAACTCGTGAAGAATCTTTCCACCGCGAAATTCGATGAAACTATAGAATTATCCATTAAAACTGGCATAGATCCTAAAAAGAACGAGCAACAGATAAGAAACACGATTTCCCTTCCCAATGGTACAGGAAAAAAGGTAAAAGTGTTGGTTTTCGCCGTTGGTCCGGAAGCTGAAGAGGCAAAGGAAGCCGGAGCCGATTACGTAGGAGGAGAAGAACTCGCTGAAAAGATAGCAAAAGAAGGTTTCCTCGATTTTGATGTCGCCATAGCCAGTCCAGATACGATGAGATTCGTGGGGAAACTTGGAAGAATTTTGGGCCCGAGAGGGCTTATGCCTTCACCAAAATCCGGAACCGTTACGAAAGACATAAAAGATGCCGTTGTGTCTTTTAAAGCGGGTAGAGTAGAGGTTAGAAATGATAAAACGGGCAATCTTCATCTTCCCGTTGGAAAGAAGAGTTTCAGCGATGAAAAGTTGAATGAAAATGTCTCTTCTGCCTTGCAGCAAATAGCGGCTTTAAGACCTCAAGGTGTGAAAGGGAGATTCATTCAAAAGGCTGTTATAGCGCCAACTATGGGACCTGGAGTGAAAATAGATTTCTCTGGGTTTGAAAATTGAGAGTTTGTAAGATTCACATCGCAAAGTTCTAGTTCCGTACCGAAGACAGTAGGATTTTAAAGACGCTACGTCTTCCTACCGAGGTGCGTAGATCGATATATAAAACGATCGACGGCCTCACGTTTCGAGGCCGTTTTTGTTAAAGGAGGTGCCAAATGCTTAAAGAACAGAAAGCAAAAATCGTAGAAGAATTATCCGATGCCTTGTCGAAAAGCCCTCTTATACTTCTGACCGATTACAAAGGTTTGGCCGTGGATGAAATAACGAAGTTGAGAGACGAACTGTATAAGGTAAACGCGAAGTACAGAGTGGCGAAAAACACGCTTATAAAATTAGCACTTAAAAACGCTGAAGTTCCAGCCGCAGAAGAACTGGAATCATCGTTGCAAGGCACTACAGCCGTGCTTTACACGGAAGGAGATGCGGTTTTAGCTTTAAAAGCCCTTTTCAAGTTCATCAAAGAAACCAAAAAACCTGTCGTAAAATGCGGATTGATGGACGGGAAGTTCATAACCGCCGAACAAGCAAAGGAATTCTCCAAATTGCCGCCAAGAGAAGTTCTTCTTGCTCAATTGGTTGGCCAAATGCAAGCCCCAATATACGGGTTGCATGCAGTGTTGTCTGGTAGTTTGAGAAAGTTACTTTACGCTTTAAATGCGATTAAAGAAAAAAAAGAGTAAAGATTTTTTAGGAGGTGTGATAAAATGACTAAGGAAGAAATCATTAAAGCTATCGAAGAAATGACCGTTGCCGAATTGGCAGAATTGGTAAAAGAATTGGAAGACAAATTCGGAGTTAGTGCGGCAGCACCTGTAGCAGTTGCAGCAGCACCCGCAGCCGGTGGAGCGGCAGCTGGCGGAGAAGCCGAAGAGAAATCATCATTCGATGTATTCCTCAAAGAGATCGGTGACAAGAAATTGCAAGTTATCAAGGTTGTCAGAGAAATAACAGGCCTTGGATTGAAAGAAGCAAAAGAAGTCGTAGACAAAGCTGGTTCAGCTGATGCAGTTGTCAAGAAAGGTGCCAGCAAAGAAGAGGCCGAACAGATCAAAGCGAAACTCGAAGAAGCCGGTGCAACTGTCGAGTTGAAGTGATCAAGTTTAGCCTCTCGTAAATCATCACAGAATTGAAACGCAACCTCATCGGAATTGTAAACTTTCCGATGGGGTCGTTTTGCTTAAATGTATTAACCTTGAATTAAGGAACTTCTTGATGAGGAGAGGTGGAAAAGTGCAAAAAAGAAATAGGATTTCCTATGGAAGATTGAAAGACGCCATAGAAGTTCCAAACCTCATATCTGTCCAGTTGGACTCTTACAAAGAATTCATAGAACATGGCATCATAGACGCGTTAAAGAAATTTTCTCCAATCGAATCCAGGCCACATAAAGCAGATGTAAAGAAAGGAAAGAAAGGGTTCCGTCTTGAATTCGTGAAAGCCAGGCTTGGTGAGATAAGATACACCGAAGAAGAATGCCGCTTAAAAGATACCACCTACAGCGCTCCCCTTTACATAACCATAAGGATAAAAGATACCCATTCTGGAGAGATAAAAGAAAACGAAGCGATGTTTGGATACTTGCCCGTTATGACGGAAAGGGGCACCTTTATAATTAACGGTGCCGAACGTGTCGTAGTGCACCAGTTGGTGAGATCCCCAGGCGTCTACTTTGTGAGGGAACTTGAAGGTTCCGAAAGAACGCCGATATATTATGCTCATTTTTTGCCGGAACGAGGAGCATGGCTAGAGATACTGTTGAACATGAAAAAGAAGATGCTCCAAGTAAGAATCGATAGAAAGAAAAAGGTTAAATTGCCTCTTCTACTTAAAATACTGGGATACATCACACCCATGGAAATGCTCAATCTATATCCACTCAAAATAACGGTGGATGAAGACGAATTGGCTTTTTACCTTGGTTCTGTCATTTTGGAAGATGTGCCGATCGAAGGTGGAGAAGTCATAAAAGCTGGCGAAAAAATCACCGAAGATATGATATCCAAGTTGCTTTCAAGCGGGATAAAAGAACTCAGCATAGCACATCCTTACATGCAAAAAACTATAGAAAATCTGGATGAAACAGAAGCGAATATGGGTGTGGATGATGCTTACATAGCTTTGTTCAGAAAATTGAGACCTGGCGAAATCCCCAGGATAAACGTTGCAAAAAATTATTTCAACAGCCTTTACTTTGATCCAGACCGCTACGATCTCACCGAAATAGGGCGTGCAAAGATAAATGCCAAGCTCAAATTGAATGTTGAATCCAGAGTCTTGACAAAGGAAGACATATTAGTTTCGATAAAAAACCTTCTTGACATAGATCAACACGAAGAAAGATTGGATACCAAAGACCATCTCGGAAACAAAAGAGTAAGAACCGTTGGAGAGCTTATGAAGCTGGAATTTGAGAGAGGATTCTCCAGAGTTCAAAAGATGATAGAAGATAAGCTCAACATGTACAATTCTCTTGATAAGATAAACGTTCAAAGTCTTATAAATGTGAGAGCGGTAATGGCAACACTGCACCAGTTCTTTGCATCCAGCCAACTTTCACAGTTTATGGATCAGGTAAACCCGCTTTCTGAGATCACTCATAAAAGAAGAATATCTGCCCTTGGACCAGGTGGTTTGAGGAGAGAAAGGGCAAGATTCGAAGTTAGAGACGTTCACCATTCGCATTACGGAAGGATGTGTCCTATAGAAACACCAGAAGGGGCGAACATAGGTTTGATAACTTCTCTTGCCACGTACGCAAAAATAGACAAATACGGATTCTTGAGAACGCCTTACAGAAGAGTTGTAAATGGAAAAATTACAGATCAGATCGATTATTTGATGGCTGATGAAGAAGAAAACTACAACATAGCCCCTGTGAACGTTAGAATTGACGAAAATGGAATGCTGCAGGACGAAAGAGTAACCGTTAGGTACATGGAAAGCTATAAATATGTCAACAGAGACCAGGTAAACTACATAGACGTTTCTCCTAAACAGCTTATAGGTGTTTCTGCCGCTTTGATTCCGTTTATAGAAAACGACGACGCCAACCGTGCCTTGATGGGTTCTAACATGCAGCGTCAGGGTGTTCCGTTGATCAACCCACAGGCACCATTGGTGGGAACTGGA comes from Mesoaciditoga lauensis cd-1655R = DSM 25116 and encodes:
- the secE gene encoding preprotein translocase subunit SecE yields the protein MADLKKFFSEVKSEAKKTTWPNKAKLLSATGIVLLILGVTGLYFWLLDMGFSTFTRWLLAVLGVK
- the rpmG gene encoding 50S ribosomal protein L33; protein product: MAKNTKNFVTLVCTECKSRNYVIRKGRQSREKLQVNKYCPKCKKHTLHKESK
- a CDS encoding DNA-directed RNA polymerase subunit beta, with product MRRGGKVQKRNRISYGRLKDAIEVPNLISVQLDSYKEFIEHGIIDALKKFSPIESRPHKADVKKGKKGFRLEFVKARLGEIRYTEEECRLKDTTYSAPLYITIRIKDTHSGEIKENEAMFGYLPVMTERGTFIINGAERVVVHQLVRSPGVYFVRELEGSERTPIYYAHFLPERGAWLEILLNMKKKMLQVRIDRKKKVKLPLLLKILGYITPMEMLNLYPLKITVDEDELAFYLGSVILEDVPIEGGEVIKAGEKITEDMISKLLSSGIKELSIAHPYMQKTIENLDETEANMGVDDAYIALFRKLRPGEIPRINVAKNYFNSLYFDPDRYDLTEIGRAKINAKLKLNVESRVLTKEDILVSIKNLLDIDQHEERLDTKDHLGNKRVRTVGELMKLEFERGFSRVQKMIEDKLNMYNSLDKINVQSLINVRAVMATLHQFFASSQLSQFMDQVNPLSEITHKRRISALGPGGLRRERARFEVRDVHHSHYGRMCPIETPEGANIGLITSLATYAKIDKYGFLRTPYRRVVNGKITDQIDYLMADEEENYNIAPVNVRIDENGMLQDERVTVRYMESYKYVNRDQVNYIDVSPKQLIGVSAALIPFIENDDANRALMGSNMQRQGVPLINPQAPLVGTGMEKYVARDSGSIVTAKHSGTVKKVSATEIIIERDDGEGDDVYHLIKYTRTNQDTMMNQRPIVDKGEHVEAGDCIADGPATDMGELALGRNVMVAFMSWEGYNFEDAIAVNQELIEEDAFTSVHIEVYETYARETRLGPEEITADIPNVSKELLKNLDENGIVRVGAMVHPKDILVGKVTPKGDSELTAEEKIMRSIFGERGRDVKDTSLKVPHGVDGRVIGVHVFEKGDISELDSSVNKMVKVYVATRKPLSVGDKVAGRHGNKGCISRIVAKEDMPFLPDGTPVEMVLSPLGVPSRMNIGQVMETQLGWLAKLKNIYVATPVFDGATEEDIFKPLYEERKKHGLTDGDNEEYPTGKVVLRDGRTGEPFDSPVVVGIMYVMRLIHIAQDKIHARSVGPYSLIHQQPLGGKAQFGGQRFGEMEVWALEAHGASHMLQEMLTIKSDDVEGRNEAYKAIMRGKNIPLPNLPESFKVLVKELQGIALDVRVYDENGNEIDLNH
- the rplJ gene encoding 50S ribosomal protein L10; its protein translation is MLKEQKAKIVEELSDALSKSPLILLTDYKGLAVDEITKLRDELYKVNAKYRVAKNTLIKLALKNAEVPAAEELESSLQGTTAVLYTEGDAVLALKALFKFIKETKKPVVKCGLMDGKFITAEQAKEFSKLPPREVLLAQLVGQMQAPIYGLHAVLSGSLRKLLYALNAIKEKKE
- the rplL gene encoding 50S ribosomal protein L7/L12 — protein: MTKEEIIKAIEEMTVAELAELVKELEDKFGVSAAAPVAVAAAPAAGGAAAGGEAEEKSSFDVFLKEIGDKKLQVIKVVREITGLGLKEAKEVVDKAGSADAVVKKGASKEEAEQIKAKLEEAGATVELK
- a CDS encoding tetratricopeptide repeat protein codes for the protein MKLKDTYKNRIFWLIVFFALLSFVSFMSFAKSSDYYYTQGVIAFNAGDYSQAEKLLKTALMLDPGLENNSDIKYMIGLSAWYAGDMVTARAYLPANHISLLASSTKNSKRNLIEDIAKWESLSSSLIDLEGQPKKKTSKALEWTIFFSLFSIIMGGFFAYKYFKHKKPHTVPQSKNDDEEEFEDFPNNFPESTPSGSFEEDFEMPSDAPQEDEIRMKLQNLLNDSSSQLSVTQIMEDPEKLIEQIGNDVSEEEIEKLEDAIHELLSKKVEKSAT
- a CDS encoding HDIG domain-containing metalloprotein, which codes for MKTLSLKKIVFNKNKLYLYHLVVPFLLMIEGKFSFVPDISWISSYILILAANSVSFSWINNQVKLFKIHREYFWTYTATLFLTVAIFPLGYMLFGIYGFPVFFGVLLIASMMGNESAMAAAVTLSTVATVVGNGSFDTFAVYIIGSIGGLFLTKTFVKRFDFSKAALWNTLITIAMIVSLEMGFSPYTLHWKDLLLAGLNPFFSMFLAIGILPYVEYLSRIYSNIGLIELGNLSHPLVRELSIKAPGTYFHSVVLSNMCESAAQRIKANYVLGRIGPYFHDIGKMKRPEFFTENQHGTNPHDSISPMMNYFVVVSHVKYGEELSKKYRLPLLVEDMIREHHGTRMVSFFYQKALSENLNVSPDDFRYPGPKPRTKESGIVMLADSCEAAVRSIKSPTPSKIRNMIEEIVNRIYNERQLDDSGLTLKDIDQIVEEFSKVLSAMYKSRIEYPKGAKEVEKVIKVAKM
- the rplA gene encoding 50S ribosomal protein L1, which codes for MAKHSKRYSELLKSYDKNNVYSLEEAVKLVKNLSTAKFDETIELSIKTGIDPKKNEQQIRNTISLPNGTGKKVKVLVFAVGPEAEEAKEAGADYVGGEELAEKIAKEGFLDFDVAIASPDTMRFVGKLGRILGPRGLMPSPKSGTVTKDIKDAVVSFKAGRVEVRNDKTGNLHLPVGKKSFSDEKLNENVSSALQQIAALRPQGVKGRFIQKAVIAPTMGPGVKIDFSGFEN
- the ybeY gene encoding rRNA maturation RNase YbeY, with product MRKCEVFNAQQIPLNVEMFQKLCDYVLKREKREGTLNVVFVGLEEISEYNRYRKKEGPTDVLSFEGDPPFLGEIYICPEYVKENAKYFKVPFEEEMIRVCIHGILHLLGYDHERDEKDAEKMFDIQERYVADFSTFFDKSS
- a CDS encoding PhoH family protein — protein: MLETISRFKIPASVDLVAFVGEYDANLKAIRKYFNVNIKLSDNEVWLKGEEDLVKRVNGVLNMMTERVLKEGTVDVRDLFDVKERVTHNIKIEGVGVFPKTAGQKRYIEAMQKNDLVFAIGPAGTGKTYLAVAMAVEALRRGEVQRIVLVRPAVEAGEKLGFLPGDMLEKVDPYLRPLYDSLFDMMSPERFNYYRSKSIIEVAPLAYMRGRTLNSAFIILDEAQNTTRGQLKMFLTRMGFGSKAVITGDITQIDLENREDSGLVESTKILKGIKGVEFVYLNKEDVVRNPLVKKIIKAYEDFESEKDRV
- the rplK gene encoding 50S ribosomal protein L11; amino-acid sequence: MAKELIRQVKLQIPAGKATPAAPVGPSLGQHGVNIMAFCKQFNAATAKDAGMIIPVIINIYKDRSFTFVTKTPPAAVLLLKAAGVKKGSGEPNKVKVGKITRAQLEEIAKIKMKDLNARDIKAASKIIAGTAKNMGIEIVG
- the nusG gene encoding transcription termination/antitermination protein NusG, coding for MKKSWYIVQTYSGLEQTVKEAIEQKRDLFKLNDFIGRVIVPEEKVVGVKGKKIEKYRVPSTAKLHVSSGDAVSKGQAIAELPEVHVKHDGKVIELRNMRKLVIESVDRKNSRTYYIPSSTGIETGIRLGSRLREGMPISKDKTILCEIDGKVVQNERIKKIVIENVDGQEDTYFVPFETFDKSIRVNQKVKAGTLLADKKIFTANTDGIVEIDTYGAYREIKISKVTTRRLFPGYVFVEMYMTEEMWEVVRSTEHVINFVSNAGQPIPVKKREINAILGLSTSQKPEKIEEVKIEIDIPVGEHVKIKKGPFEGFTGVVQEVKPEKKELVVTVTIFGRETPVVLHVSEIEKIEE